One window of Nicotiana tomentosiformis chromosome 11, ASM39032v3, whole genome shotgun sequence genomic DNA carries:
- the LOC138901398 gene encoding uncharacterized protein, with protein MTGYAKMIKALMSRKLDIQDLATLILNRTCSNVVAKPVAEKLSDPRSFIIPCTIGSYVFAKALGASINLMPLSIYKKLRIGRERPISMLLQLADRAVKRPSGILDDVLVQVGRFVFPVDFAILDCQEPSEFANFSLIEAVDVIMEEEDEALNAKDPLAACLMILEQVDGKDLAKWVLDLEGQAYWKRELEFEPLHLEERKTLPIKPSIQEPPKLELKLLPSHLRYAFLGPNSTLPVIISYGL; from the exons ATGACaggttatgcaaaaatgataaAGGCCTTAATGTCCCGCAAGTTAGACATTCAAGACCTGGCCACTTTGATATTGAATCGGACTTGTAGTAATGTGGTGGCAAAACCTGTAGCTGAGAAGCTATCCGACCCTAGAAGTTTCATAATTCCATGCACCATAGGAAGCTATGTATTTGCAAAAGCActgggggcaagcataaacttgatgcccttgtctATCTATAAAAAGTTAAGAATTGGACGAGAAAGGCCCATATCTATGTTGCTACAGCTAGCTGACCGAGCGGTAAAGAGGCCATCAGGTATACTTGACGATGTACTTGTGCAGGTTGGAAGATTTGTGTTCCCTGTAGATTTTGCAATTTTGGACTGCCAG GAACCTAGTGAATTTGCAAATTTCTCTCTTATTGAAGCAGTAGATGTGATtatggaggaggaagatgaggcacttaatgcaaaagaccctctagcagcctGCCTCATGATCTTAGAACAGGTAGATGGTAAGGACTTGGCGAAATGGGTTTTGGATCTTGAAGGCCAAGcgtactggaaaagagagctcgaattcgagcctttacacttagaagaaagaaagaccCTTCCAATCAAACCATCGATCCAAGAGCCACCAAAGTTGGAGCTGAAACTGCTACCATCTCACCTTAGGTATGCTTTCTTAGGACCTAACTCGacattacctgttattatctcatatGGTTTGTAA